The following proteins come from a genomic window of Falco peregrinus isolate bFalPer1 chromosome 16, bFalPer1.pri, whole genome shotgun sequence:
- the LOC106112963 gene encoding uncharacterized protein LOC106112963 isoform X3: protein MTVYLLVILLTSPLLSFQWPSLTALLHLLPLAMSSAAAPVAPTLSLDPQQQVYISGNSVKLLCSIPSSPDNVREVQYYADFGFAVSIPVSNVKNYSYDLKITGEDVSGSYSCAYFVMKSMRPVRSERSRWINVNVKSYKIGWIREIIVGGSFFTINGLIFFFSHCLMKRTGVQH, encoded by the exons ATGACCGTCTACCTCCTTGTGATACTCCTCA CCTCCCCTCTCTTGTCATTTCAATGGCCCTCTCTCACAGCTCTCCTCCACTTGCTGCCATTGGCTATGTCCTCTGCAG ctgctcccgTGGCCCCAACTTTATCCCTGGATCCTCAGCAGCAAGTCTATATATCCGGGAACAGTGTCAAGCTCctctgctccatcccctcaTCTCCAGATAACGTTAGGGAAGTCCAGTACTATGCAGACTTTGGATTTGCAGTCTCCATCCCAGTATCAAATGTGAAAAACTACAGCTACGATCTCAAAATCACAGGAGAGGATGTCTCTGGGTCTTACAGTTGTGCCTACTTTGTAATGAAGTCTATGCGTCCTGTTCGATCCGAAAGGAGCCGCTGGATCAATGTTAATGTGAAAA GCTATAAAATCGGCTGGATTCGAGAGATCATTGTTGGGGGTTCATTCTTTACCATCAATGGcctcatctttttcttctcccactgCCTGATGAAGAGAACAG GGGTCCAACACTGA
- the LOC106112963 gene encoding uncharacterized protein LOC106112963 isoform X1, protein MTVYLLVILLTSPLLSFQWPSLTALLHLLPLAMSSADLLPVPTLSTDPSYHFYYEGEHLAIICSAATQRKIGGFRFFNQSGEQIDLRAPYPLPFAWLQLKASTASAGTYTCMYFVEDSGQEIPSNRSLPLSIKVQTAPVAPTLSLDPQQQVYISGNSVKLLCSIPSSPDNVREVQYYADFGFAVSIPVSNVKNYSYDLKITGEDVSGSYSCAYFVMKSMRPVRSERSRWINVNVKSYKIGWIREIIVGGSFFTINGLIFFFSHCLMKRTGVQH, encoded by the exons ATGACCGTCTACCTCCTTGTGATACTCCTCA CCTCCCCTCTCTTGTCATTTCAATGGCCCTCTCTCACAGCTCTCCTCCACTTGCTGCCATTGGCTATGTCCTCTGCAG aCCTGCTGCCGGTCCCTACCCTCTCCACAGACCCCAGTTATCATTTCTATTATGAAGGGGAACATCTTGCTATCATATGCTCGGCtgcaacacaaaggaaaatagGCGGATTTCGGTTCTTCAATCAAAGCGGGGAGCAAATCGACCTAAGAGCACCATACCCCCTCCCGTTTGCCTGGCTCCAGCTCAAGGCTTCAACAGCATCAGCTGGGACATACACGTGCATGTACTTTGTGGAGGACTCTGGGCAAGAAATTCCTTCCAACAGGAGCCTTCCTCTCTCAATTAAGGTCCAGA ctgctcccgTGGCCCCAACTTTATCCCTGGATCCTCAGCAGCAAGTCTATATATCCGGGAACAGTGTCAAGCTCctctgctccatcccctcaTCTCCAGATAACGTTAGGGAAGTCCAGTACTATGCAGACTTTGGATTTGCAGTCTCCATCCCAGTATCAAATGTGAAAAACTACAGCTACGATCTCAAAATCACAGGAGAGGATGTCTCTGGGTCTTACAGTTGTGCCTACTTTGTAATGAAGTCTATGCGTCCTGTTCGATCCGAAAGGAGCCGCTGGATCAATGTTAATGTGAAAA GCTATAAAATCGGCTGGATTCGAGAGATCATTGTTGGGGGTTCATTCTTTACCATCAATGGcctcatctttttcttctcccactgCCTGATGAAGAGAACAG GGGTCCAACACTGA
- the LOC106112963 gene encoding uncharacterized protein LOC106112963 isoform X2 has translation MSSADLLPVPTLSTDPSYHFYYEGEHLAIICSAATQRKIGGFRFFNQSGEQIDLRAPYPLPFAWLQLKASTASAGTYTCMYFVEDSGQEIPSNRSLPLSIKVQTAPVAPTLSLDPQQQVYISGNSVKLLCSIPSSPDNVREVQYYADFGFAVSIPVSNVKNYSYDLKITGEDVSGSYSCAYFVMKSMRPVRSERSRWINVNVKSYKIGWIREIIVGGSFFTINGLIFFFSHCLMKRTGVQH, from the exons ATGTCCTCTGCAG aCCTGCTGCCGGTCCCTACCCTCTCCACAGACCCCAGTTATCATTTCTATTATGAAGGGGAACATCTTGCTATCATATGCTCGGCtgcaacacaaaggaaaatagGCGGATTTCGGTTCTTCAATCAAAGCGGGGAGCAAATCGACCTAAGAGCACCATACCCCCTCCCGTTTGCCTGGCTCCAGCTCAAGGCTTCAACAGCATCAGCTGGGACATACACGTGCATGTACTTTGTGGAGGACTCTGGGCAAGAAATTCCTTCCAACAGGAGCCTTCCTCTCTCAATTAAGGTCCAGA ctgctcccgTGGCCCCAACTTTATCCCTGGATCCTCAGCAGCAAGTCTATATATCCGGGAACAGTGTCAAGCTCctctgctccatcccctcaTCTCCAGATAACGTTAGGGAAGTCCAGTACTATGCAGACTTTGGATTTGCAGTCTCCATCCCAGTATCAAATGTGAAAAACTACAGCTACGATCTCAAAATCACAGGAGAGGATGTCTCTGGGTCTTACAGTTGTGCCTACTTTGTAATGAAGTCTATGCGTCCTGTTCGATCCGAAAGGAGCCGCTGGATCAATGTTAATGTGAAAA GCTATAAAATCGGCTGGATTCGAGAGATCATTGTTGGGGGTTCATTCTTTACCATCAATGGcctcatctttttcttctcccactgCCTGATGAAGAGAACAG GGGTCCAACACTGA